GGGAAAGTGGAAATTTAACTAATCCCCTTCGGGGGATTGAAACATAAATTCATCGATATCCTGCAGAGTTTGGCACGAGTGTGTAGAAATTTAACTAAACCCCTTCGGGGGATTGAAACGTTTGTCTTGTGGCTATCATTTTCCCTCCGAGGAAAAAAGTAGAAATTTAACTAAACCCCTTCGGGGGATTGAAACTCATTGCGTAGACCGTCAAACAAAATGTTGTTGCAATGTGGAAATTTAACTAATCCCCTTCGGGGGGATTGAAACAAGCTTTTCAGCTTCTTCCTGGGCAAGCAGAGATGGTGGAAATTTAACTAATCCCCTTCGGGGGATTGAAACTCTTGATACTCCGTAGAAACCGTTTCTTCCGTTGCCGGAGTCGTGGAAATTTAACTAATCCCCTTCGGGGGATTGAAACGATAGTGGGATGAGGTTATGATGCTCGTCCACCATGGGTTTGTGGAAATTTAACTAATCCCCTTCGGGGGATTGAAACAAGTGGTTTGTGGCCACTCCTCTACCTCTCTTGTATTAGGTGGAAATTTAACTAATCCCCTTCGGGGGATTGAAACTTTAGATTGTTGAGAGCGACATCCTTCTGCAGAGGATGTGGAAATTTAACTAATCCCCTTCGGGGGATTGAAACCCTCAGCGAAGCCCAGGACCATGGTCATCATACTTGGTGGAAATTTAACTAATCCCCTTCGGGGGATTGAAACTCTATGCACAGTAATATTAGAGTAGAGGTTATAATTAGTGGAAATTTAACTAATCCCCTTCGGGGGATTGAAACTCTTGATACTCCGTAGAAACCGTTTCTTCCGTTGCCGGAGTCGTGGAAATTTAACTAATCCCCTTCGGGGGATTGAAACGATAGTGGGATGAGGTTATGATGCTCGTCCACCATGGGTTTGTGGAAATTTAACTAATCCCCTTCGGGGGATTGAAACAAGTGGTTTGTGGCCACTCCTCTACCTCTCTTGTATTAGGTGGAAATTTAACTAATCCCCTTCGGGGGATTGAAACTTTAGATTGTTGAGAGCGACATCCTTCTGCAGAGGATGTGGAAATTTAACTAATCCCCTTCGGGGGATTGAAACCCTCAGCGAAGCCCAGGACCATGGTCATCATACTTGGTGGAAATTTAACTAATCCCCTTCGGGGGATTGAAACTCTATGCACAGTAATATTAGAGTAGAGGTTATAATTAGTGGAAATTTAACTAATCCCCTTCGGGGGATTGAAACTTTCAATGGGAATACGAAACCAAATGGTTCCGAGACCGTGGAAATTTAACTAATCCCCTTCGTGGGATTGAAACAAAATGTAATCTAACATTTCTTCTCCTTTAAATACTTGTGGAAATTTAACTAATCCCCTTCGGGGGATTGAAACGATTACATACTGAGAGAGAGACTCTTGTTCTTCAATTGTGGAAATTTAACTAATCCCCTTCGGGGGATTGAAACACACCCGGCGAGTAAACTCGCCACTACAAATACAACCGTGGAAATTTAACTAATCCCCTTCGGGGGATTGAAACTAGATTATTGGACCCAGACTGGACTGTCGAATCCATTGTCGTAGAAATTTAACTAAACCCCTTCGGGGGATTGAAACCCTTTCCCCTAGTTACTAGGAACCCGTATGGTTTAAGTAGAAATTTAACTAAACCCCTTCGGCCCCCTACGCGGGTGCTTCGCGAGGGATTGAAACAGTTTCGAGCATATAGCGCACAGTGTCTGCTGGTGAGTGGAAATTTAACTAATCTCCTTAGGGGGATTGAAACGGCCGGACTTCTTCGGGTGCGCCTGGGATGTCGAGGGCGGAACTTAAACTAATCCCCTTCGGCCCCCTGCGAGGGTGCTGCGCGAGGGATTGAAAGCGCGGGAGGTCACCTACTTCGTATGAGATGGGTGTGCTTGGACAGCCAGTGCATGGTATGTGCGCAAAAAACCAAGTATAGAAGTTTGGTATAATTTTCAGAGGATACCTAATCCCCTTCGGGGGATTGAAACAATTTCATCGCCGCGACGTTGGTATTGAGTGCACTCATGCATGGAAATGTATATAATTCCTTTCGGCCCCCTGCGAGGGTGCCTCGCGAGGGACTGAAACCAACAACTATCCCACTGAATGGTTCCACTACAACATCCGTGGAAATGTATATAATTCCTTTCGACCTCCAGTGTCGGGGGTGATTGTTGGATGAAATTATTACCAGGAACCGAGCGAGATGGGGGGTATGGGCACTTTTGGAGGTTCTCGGTTTTTAATGTTGGTTATCCCCCATATATTGCAGGCGAGAGCGCCATCGACCCCCATATGTGGGGTTTGTGGAACCTTAAAAACCGAGCGAACCCCCCATTTTAGGGGGTTAATGAGTCGCTCGGTTTTTAAGAATATCAAGCAGTTTGGAGAAATGTATTGAATCTCTATCGTATTCACTTGAATTTTTCTCAAATCTGGTTTAAAATTCTAAAAGGTGAGAGCGTGGAAATTTAACTAATCCCCTTCGGGGGATTGAAACTCATCAAGCTTTCGAGACCAGCAATTGCAATTGGAAAAGTGGAAATTTAACTAATCCCCTTCGGGGGATTGAAACGTTGCTGGTGTTCCTGCTGCTGGTGTTCCTGCTGCTGTGGAAATTTAACTAATCCCCTTCGGGGGATTGAAACTTTTACACATACTACTTCATGTATACATTCCGATTCCGTGGAAATTTAACTAATCCCCTTCGGGGGATTGAAACGCTTGTGCCTGTTGGCTGAGTGTCTTGAAGACCTCTAGTGGAAATTTAACTAATCCCCTTCGGGGGATTGAAACCCTCGTGGGGAATTGGATCACCCACAGTTGCGGTCCGTGGAAATTTAACTAATCCCCTTCGGGGGATTGAAACTATATCGGCCTTCTCGATAAAAATTCCAACGTTTCCGTGGAAATTTAACTAATCCCCTTCGGGGGATTGAAACTCATTGGCAAGATCGCCATTGAATTCTGGTGTATATGCGTGTGGAAATTTAACTAATCCCCTTCGGCCCCCTGCGAGGGTGCTTCGCGAGGGATTGAAACACACTTTCATAATGGGAACATCCTTTCCTATTGCCAGTGGAAATTTAACTAATCCCCTTCGGCCCCCTGCAAGGGTGCTGAGCGAGGGATTGAAAGCGAGGAAGTCCACCAATGGCGCATGGGATGGGTGCGCATTGACAATCGGTGGACGGTTTACACACGCAAAAAAACGATTAGTGAAGTTTGGTATAATTTTTAGAAGATGACTTATCCCCTTCGGGGGATTGAAACTGATGCTGTGATGAGTGTGATCATTCTCCATAGATGAGTGGAAACTTAACTAATCCCCTTTGGGGGATTGAAACTTTTCGACGCAGTTTGTGTCATGGTTAACATGTTTTGTAGAAATTTAACTAAACCCCTTCGGGGGATTGAAACTGACTGAAAAGACAGATTCCTCATCAGAAAAACTAAACGTAGAAATTTAACTAAACCCCTTCGGGGGATTGAAACAAAAGCTGTGTGTCGTATACATTCACCTTGAATCTTTCGTAGAAATTTAACTAAACCCCTTCGGGGGATTGAAACTCAGTTTTCTCCGGTCCCCAGATCTGCCAGCGCAAATCTAAAGCGTAGAAATTTATCTAATCCCCTTCGGGGGATTGAAACTTGAACCACACGGTTGATAAACTCGTTATCAAAGAGTGGAAATTTAACTAATCCCCTTCGGGGGATTGAAACTAGATTGTTGAGAGCGACATCCTTCTGCAGAGGATTATGTGGAAATTTAACTAATCCCCGGCGGCCCTCTACAAGGGTACTACGCGAGGGATTGAAAGCGAGGGAGTCTACCAATGGTGTAAGGGATGGGTAGGCATAGACAGTCGGTGGGCGGGCTGTCCCAATATTGCAACGGTTGGTGTTTGCCTGGGATAACCAGACACCGTAGTTGGATCTAGGGAGCGGGGATTTAGTTAAATCCAATTGAGATCTGAGGAAATCAGCCTCAAACCCAAAATGAAAGTTGATTTCCAAAAAGGAAGTAATGAATTTTGGATTATTATCAGAGGATCATTAATCCCCTTCGGGGGATTTTTTAATTTTCTAAATTCAGTAATCAGGGCGGTTAATTCCCGGAGGGATTATATGAAACAGAAATATTCTGAATACCTCCATGCAAAGACCCTAATCCATCACATCAAAAAAACACATCTCACAAAACCTAAGAAAATCTAAGGCGGCGGCTTCTAGGGCGCAGTAAACTAAGAACATCAAACAACAAGTGAATAGAGGGGGAAATGAAGACACTTACGATCCACGCAACTAAACGAGCTGCACAACGCAATTTATCCAAAGCTGATCTGGAATATGTCATACGACATGGAACCAGAGTCCACAAGGCCGGGGCATGCTTTTACTTCCTGGGCGGTAAAGATATCCCGCCCGAAGATCGCAAAGACGCTGAGTTGGCCAGGCTTGAAGGCACTACGGTAGTTCTTGATCCCGGTCAGAAAGCCATCGTGACAGTCTATCGCAATCGGACCAGCGGATTGAAAGGAATTCGGCACAAACAAGATTATCTGGGCGTAGCAAATCAATTCTGAGATAACGTAATTTAGGGGGAATTCGAGATGGAATGCAAACAGTTTGAAATTCAGGGTTATTTTGAGTCAGCTATTTTTGATGGCAACTTTGACTCGATCAAAACAAGTTTTGAGGGATCCACTTTTTGGGCGGCGGATATCCTTGAAAAAGCAGGTGCAAAGCGGCGCCTTATTGAGATCATCCAACGTTACAATCGACGCCATCCCTGTCGGGTGGTCAGGCCGAAGGGACAATCAGCCCTTGTCGTAGCACCGATTGGGAAAAAACAATGTCTGGCATATCGCCTCGAGCCATCGCCGGAGGGAAAGACGAGGATTACGCCTGTACCTTTCCTAATGACCAGGGACAAAATTGGAATCGTGGTCATCCTGACACTCGGTTTCATCCTGCCGGCGCTCCTAACACCCTTTGTGTGGCGTAATTATGAGCAGAAAAACCTCCGGATGTCCCGATATTACCTGATCAGTTTTTGTCATTACCTCGAAAGCCGGTTTGCTGCATGAGGGGGAGCAAGCTGGCAGGGGCGGCTTCGGCCGCCCCAGTTTCATCAATTTTCATAAATAATGTGTAGAGTGAAACTTGGATAAATTATTAAAATATTGTACTTAAGCCTAAATTTATTCGAAAATTCAATTTAAATACGATATAATTATCGCATTGAGGGAAAAATAAATTAGCGAAGCCCATTGGATTGGACGGGAGGATACGTTGAATGAAATCCAATTATTGCTGGAAGCAGTAACACCCATTTTTCTATTTGGAGCTGCCACAGGAAATAACGCTCAACCGGAATTGAGAGGGGCTCCTTTCCGTGGTCAGCTTCGTTACTGGTACAGAACTCTATATCCAAATTGTTCTTCAGAGAATCTCCTAAGGCTTGAAGCACAGGTGTTTGGATCTACCGAGATAGGCTCCAGGGTGAGTGTCATCACTAAACCTAAAAATTCGAGAAGTATGCCTGTGAATGCGAAGGTCGTTCTTCCCCACCGTAATCATGGTCGGTTTACACTAAAAGCATTTTCAGAAGGTTCTCAATTTTACTTGACCACCCGGGTGAAGGATAGAGCCTCCATAGATCCCTTGCTCAAATCCCTGCTGCTCCTGCTCAATTTCAGTGGCGTTGGTAAAAGGGTTCGCCGGGGTTTTAGCAGCCTGAAAGTCCTGGAGATGTCAGCTGACACCATTCCTGATGAATATCAACAGGGACTGGATCTCCTGGGGGCAAGTGAATTTAAGAACGTGGCTGAAATCAGACAGCATTATTCTTCCCTACTTTCCCATGTCCTGAATGATCGATTCAATTCGTCTACCACCATTGCTGGCTTTCCCCAGGATGATGTTAGCCATTCATACCCAGCTTTTGCTGATGGCTCCTGGTGTGCCCTGGTGACCGAACAATCGCTAGGCAATGATTATAAGGAGGCAATGGAAAACTTTTGGCATAGACATTTACGATCGGATGTGATCATTGATCATCCAAGAGATAGAGCGTTCGGTTATGCTAATGGCGGTCGACGTGCATCACCTTTCCATCTGCATATGGTCAGGGCGAAGGATGGTTTTCACTTAGTCTTGATAGCCTTCAATGCCAGCCCAATGCCGACAACCGATTCCTGGAAAAAACATTATAAACTTTATCAATCCTGTTTGAATGCGTATGGTGGAGCAATCTTCTTTTCTCCAGAAAGGGACAACAACGATGCCTAACCCTTCTGACCTCGTCCTTTTTACATTTGGCCCTATCCAACCCTTCATCGCAGCTTCCCGCCGAACCCAGGACCTGGCCGTTTCTAGTCTAATCCTCTCTTCTCTGTCGCATGCAGGTTTATCCTATATTACAGAAAACCCAGATACTGAACCTATTTTTCCAATGCAGGGTGCTGAAAATTGGGAAAAACGATTGCCAAACCGCCTGGTTTTTCTGACATCGGAAGGACAGGGGAAAATCCAGGCAGAGGAAGTGGAAAAACGGGTCAAAGGTCGGTGGAATAACATTGCCGTCGCTGTGAGATCGTACCTTGCAGGGAAGACATCCAATACAAGCTGGTTCAATGACTGGGATACCCAGGTGGAAGAATGGCTGGAAATTTATTGGGTAACTGTCCATTGGGATGGCAAAGACCAGACCTACCTGCATACATTCCAGACTCTAAACCTGGCAATTGATGCCCGTAAAGCTGTCCGATCTATTCGATCCACGCCGCAACCAGGGACAAAAGGCGCTTTGGTTGGGACCTTATCGGCCATCGGGGTGGAACAGGACATCTGGCGTGAAATCAGTTCCAAAATCAGCAAGGTTCAGCTCAAGGATAATGAAGTACTCTCCGCAATTGGTGCAATCAAGCGTTTTGCGGATCAGGCAGAAGTGCCAGGGATCGACCTGGATCGGTTCCCGTCAACAGGTTCCATAGCTGTCTCTTCCTTCAAACAGGAGATTCTGGATAATTGGATTTCCTTGGAACCCCAGGTAGCGGAATTTGTCACAGCAGTCGATGATCTGGGGTTGATGACATTTTCTAAACCGGAGCCTTTTACCAGGCACCTGAAATCCAGTCAGGGAGATCCCGATAAAAATAAGCTCCTTCAGTTGGATGGAAATTATTTCTTCCGTGATTTTTTCACTTTGGAAAAAGTCAATGCCAACAGGAAGGATACGCTGGGGGATATGGAGACCAGCGATCAAACCTCCAGCCTGATCAAGGCGGGATCCAAATCCCTTACTGCGCTATTTGATAAAATCGCATCATTACCATCGGAAATTTCCATATCTATTCCAAAACCAAACGCCTATTATGCTGCTCTCGTGATGGATGGTGACCATATGGGGCAGATGATTGACAATGCGGGATCATTGGAAAAACATAAGGAAATCAGCAGGACGATGTCATCAACAGCCAATGATTTCCAGAAGATCGTTGAAGAAGACCATACCGGGATACTGGTTTATTCAGGTGGTGATGACGTCCTGGCTTTATTGCCAATTACCTGTGCCCTGGATGTTGCCAAAGAAATCCGTGAAAAGTTCCAGAAAAACATGCAGACGATTGGGGTGGAGGCTGACATGAGTGGCGGGGTTGCAATTATGCACAATCAATCCCCGTTGGAAACAATTTTGCAGGAGGCACGCAAAGCAGAACACCAAGCTAAAGAAACCTATGGCAGGTCTTGCCTGGTGGTCTCAGTACTTAAAAGATCTGGTGAAAACTTATCTGCCGCAATGAATTGGTCAGATGATCCCCAATATGACCCGCCAATAAGCGATTTGATCCAGTATTTCTCTATGGGCTGGCTTTCAACAAAGTTCGTGTACGACCTTCGTAGTGAGATCAACGCACTAGTTGAAAATCTGCCAGGATTGGAGCTTGAAATTAAGCGGCTCGCAAAACGGCATATTGATCCCGATGTTCAGAAGTCAACTCAACCCCAAATTGATGTAGATTTATTTGCGGACCGACTACTTAAATTTATCCCTTTGATGCCGCATGAAAAAATGATTCAAGCGATGGTGGATTGGATGGATTGGCTGATGATCGCAAGATTCATTGCCAAAGGAGAGCGCGCATGAGCTGGTTTTATATTGAACCTTCCGATGTGTTATTCTTTAGGGATTCAAGGCCATTTGGCGCAGGGGAAGATCACCTTGCAACCAGTATTTTTCCCCCAAATCCCAGAACTGTAGCGGGTGCATTTCGCTCCTTATATCTGGGTCATTCAAAGGTAGACTGGAAGGATTTTACCAAAAGCGCCCCTTCGGCCGCATCTGTCCAATCGGTAATCGGCTCACCTGCAGGTTTTGAGGATTCGGCTTTTACAATGCAGGGGCCCTTCCTTGTGTACCGCACCGGGAATCTCTTCAACCTTCACACAAAACTACCCAGTGATTCTTACTTAATTCCAAAAGAAGTTTGGGCGCAGGGCCATAAGGAATTTCAATCTTACTCTCCGGTCAAGAGCAGCACATTTTCAACAAACTGGCCCAAATCCTCTCTACACCCACTTTGGCCGCCCAATGGTGAAAGGAAAGATAATCCAAAGGAAATTTATTGGCTCCAGGTGGATGGTATTTCATCTTATAAAAAGGGAGGTGCCTTCTCAGCTAAACTTGAAAGTGAAGTCATCAGTTTTGAGCCTAGGATTGGAAACGCTCGGGATAGGATCACTCATTCAACCCGGGATGAACATCTATACCAGGCGACCTACATAAGGATGAAACCTTCCTACGGGTTCCTTGTTCGCCTGAATAAAGAATTCGACACTCTTCCAAATAAGGGGAATTTGATCCTCGGAGGTGAATTCAAAGCCGCCAATTACGAAAGAGTTAAAACGGATATCAATTTCAATTTCGGTCTAGAAAAAGCCACAAACCGATTAAAAGTAGTGCTCATGACCCCAGCATTCTTTACAGCAGGCTGGGAACCCGCAAGGTCCGATTGGTCCTCTGTGCTGGGAATTCCGGCTAAATTAATTGCGGTCGCACTAGGGAAACCCCTTTATCTTGGCGGATACGATGTTGCTCGTCATAAACAAAGGGCTATCTATCCCTTTATCCCGCCTGGAAGTGTATTTTTCTTTGAAACTGATAAACCAATTCAACAATTGAATAGGCCATTTACAGAAAGTCCTACCCCGGAAATGCCCTTAGATCGAATGGGTTATGGTCAGGCATTTTTAGGACAATGGGATTGGCAAACTCCTGAGGAGGAAAACTAGGCATGTACTTAAAATCAAATATTCTTTACCTGCACGCAGAAACACCCCTTCATGTCGGCGCTGGCTCTGGGTTAGGAGCAATTGACTTGCCAATCCAGAGAGAAAGGCCTACATCCTATCCAATGATCCAGGCCAGCGGTATCAAAGGTGCGCTTCGTGATGCGCTGCGAACAGAACCAGCGCCAATTATTGAAGCAGTCTTTGGGCCAGATCCTGGAGAGAACGGAAACAAAGCCCATGCCGGTGCTTTTAGTCCCGGCGATGGCCGAATCCTGCTCTTCCCTGTCAGGAGCCTGAAAGGTGTTTTTGTCTGGGTTACTTCAGCCAATATCCTGCAAAGGTGGGCTAGAGATATTGAAGAAGTCACCGATCTGAGTTCTGTGTTGAATAATTTCATAGGGCCAGCATCAACAGATGATGTTGATTACTGTTATGCCAGCTCTCCCAATGTTTTAACCGGCCGGAATAACGTGATCCTGGAGGATTTTACTATCAGAAACCAACCGCATGAAAAGATCCAAACAATTGCCAAACTCCTGGCAGAAAGGGTGTTTTCCTCCCATCTGGATCCATATTGGAAAGAATTATTACAGACGAACCTGGTTATCCTTCCTGATGATGCCTTTACTGATTTCGTAAAGTACACAACTGAAGTGATCACTCGCACCCGCCTAGAACCCGACACTAAAACTGTGGTCCGCGGCGCCCTATGGAACGAAGAATACCTCCCCATGGAGACTGTTCTCTACACGCCAATCCGGGCAACCCGGGTGCGGATGAATGAGGATGATATTCCAGCTGATTTCAGTGGAGAACCCGAAGAACAGGCCCGGAAGGTCCTGAATTGGCTCAAGGAAAATCTCGGGAAAAAGCTCCAGCTTGGAGGAGACGAAACAGTTGGCCGTGGTCTAGTGAATTTGAATTGGGAATCGTAGGAGAGAGCGATGAGAAATTTAGATCAAAAACGAGCCCAAGTTGCCCTGAATTACATTGATAATGTCCCCTCGGATCAGCAGAAGGATTATGGTTCTGCAGCTAAAAGCCTTTCCATGATGGTTCAAACCAATGGCCTCGCCCAGACACTTGCTTTTCTGAAATCCAAAGCCCCCGAAAAACCCGCATATCGGCTGCTTTCAACCCAACTTTCCGATTGGTTGAATGAAAATCTCCGCGACCTGGAAAACCCTGGCGATTTTCTGGATTGGATTGTAGACCAGAATTCAGGAATCTATCGAAGAGCGAGCAGCGAAGCCATTGAATTCAGCATTTGGCTGAGGCGTTTTGTTGAAGCACAAGGTTGGGAATAGTCACTTAAAAGGCGAGGCCAATGGCTAATATTACTGCAATAAATCGAGAATACGCACTCCCCAGAGATACACAAGAATCTGCCCTTGCAGAGAGTGTTAATTGTAAAAACCTTGGGTTGCTCTTGGATAAGTATCAACCCTGGTGTAAGTGTAGTTATAACATAGGTCCAGATAATTGGGACCTTTGCATGAAATATAGAGACAATCACCATGATTTAAAATTTGCGGATTCCAGCGAAGCAAAAGGGTATTGGCTCAATCCAAACACCAAGTTTAATGTTGAAGAGCCCCCAAGGCAATTACGTGCCAACGATCGATTCGACAATGAATTGTTCAAAAAATTCCTTTCTCGATATCTTGGCGCACTTCCTGAAAGAAGCTTCCCTCTAAAAACTAGAAACCGGTTGATTATAGGATTGGGTGGTAAGGGAACCCTTGAAATGGGGATCACTTTGCACCATCTTTATGGCTTTCCTTATATCCCCGGGTCTGCTCTCAAAGGGCTTGCCAGATCTTATGGAATTAATATTATCGCTGAAATGTTTGAGATTCCACATCTTTCTGGTGAAGATCTCCTGAGAATCAAAGAGGATAAGAACCTCCCTAAGCCACCCCTGCAAATTCTGGATAGGCTGTTGGAGCTGCCTCTCGATGAAAAAGCGCCGCGGGTTCAATATCAGGAACAGCTTGTTGCCATCAACTCGGTGTTTAAAGATCAGCTAAAAAACAGTCCTTATTTGTCATCCGACAGCGCAATCCATGAATACTCTCTTGATGAATTTATCAATTCTGACATATTCAAAGGATTCCGGGCTATTTTTGGAACAATGGGCCATGCTGGGGATATCATTTTCTTTGATGCGTTCCCGCTAACCATTGAAAATATCATTGTGGCTGAGATCATGACTCCCCACTTCGCTGATTTTTACCAGCAGAAAAAGCTTCCAAATGGGGAACAACCCATATTTCCATCGGAGGATCAATCTCTCCACCCATTGGTATACCTGGCTGTCAGGGAAGGAACCCCGTTCGCCTTTTGTCTGAGTTCGAGACAGAAAGATAAAAAGGATTCCTTCCTACTCAAAAGTGCCAAGAACTGGTTATATAAGGGACTCAGGGACTTCGGTCTCGGTGGGAAGACTTCCAGCGGCATGGGCT
This Chloroflexota bacterium DNA region includes the following protein-coding sequences:
- a CDS encoding DUF4258 domain-containing protein gives rise to the protein MKTLTIHATKRAAQRNLSKADLEYVIRHGTRVHKAGACFYFLGGKDIPPEDRKDAELARLEGTTVVLDPGQKAIVTVYRNRTSGLKGIRHKQDYLGVANQF
- the cmr5 gene encoding type III-B CRISPR module-associated protein Cmr5, which encodes MRNLDQKRAQVALNYIDNVPSDQQKDYGSAAKSLSMMVQTNGLAQTLAFLKSKAPEKPAYRLLSTQLSDWLNENLRDLENPGDFLDWIVDQNSGIYRRASSEAIEFSIWLRRFVEAQGWE
- the cmr4 gene encoding type III-B CRISPR module RAMP protein Cmr4 yields the protein MYLKSNILYLHAETPLHVGAGSGLGAIDLPIQRERPTSYPMIQASGIKGALRDALRTEPAPIIEAVFGPDPGENGNKAHAGAFSPGDGRILLFPVRSLKGVFVWVTSANILQRWARDIEEVTDLSSVLNNFIGPASTDDVDYCYASSPNVLTGRNNVILEDFTIRNQPHEKIQTIAKLLAERVFSSHLDPYWKELLQTNLVILPDDAFTDFVKYTTEVITRTRLEPDTKTVVRGALWNEEYLPMETVLYTPIRATRVRMNEDDIPADFSGEPEEQARKVLNWLKENLGKKLQLGGDETVGRGLVNLNWES
- the cmr1 gene encoding type III-B CRISPR module RAMP protein Cmr1; this translates as MNEIQLLLEAVTPIFLFGAATGNNAQPELRGAPFRGQLRYWYRTLYPNCSSENLLRLEAQVFGSTEIGSRVSVITKPKNSRSMPVNAKVVLPHRNHGRFTLKAFSEGSQFYLTTRVKDRASIDPLLKSLLLLLNFSGVGKRVRRGFSSLKVLEMSADTIPDEYQQGLDLLGASEFKNVAEIRQHYSSLLSHVLNDRFNSSTTIAGFPQDDVSHSYPAFADGSWCALVTEQSLGNDYKEAMENFWHRHLRSDVIIDHPRDRAFGYANGGRRASPFHLHMVRAKDGFHLVLIAFNASPMPTTDSWKKHYKLYQSCLNAYGGAIFFSPERDNNDA
- the cas10 gene encoding type III-B CRISPR-associated protein Cas10/Cmr2; this encodes MPNPSDLVLFTFGPIQPFIAASRRTQDLAVSSLILSSLSHAGLSYITENPDTEPIFPMQGAENWEKRLPNRLVFLTSEGQGKIQAEEVEKRVKGRWNNIAVAVRSYLAGKTSNTSWFNDWDTQVEEWLEIYWVTVHWDGKDQTYLHTFQTLNLAIDARKAVRSIRSTPQPGTKGALVGTLSAIGVEQDIWREISSKISKVQLKDNEVLSAIGAIKRFADQAEVPGIDLDRFPSTGSIAVSSFKQEILDNWISLEPQVAEFVTAVDDLGLMTFSKPEPFTRHLKSSQGDPDKNKLLQLDGNYFFRDFFTLEKVNANRKDTLGDMETSDQTSSLIKAGSKSLTALFDKIASLPSEISISIPKPNAYYAALVMDGDHMGQMIDNAGSLEKHKEISRTMSSTANDFQKIVEEDHTGILVYSGGDDVLALLPITCALDVAKEIREKFQKNMQTIGVEADMSGGVAIMHNQSPLETILQEARKAEHQAKETYGRSCLVVSVLKRSGENLSAAMNWSDDPQYDPPISDLIQYFSMGWLSTKFVYDLRSEINALVENLPGLELEIKRLAKRHIDPDVQKSTQPQIDVDLFADRLLKFIPLMPHEKMIQAMVDWMDWLMIARFIAKGERA
- the cmr3 gene encoding type III-B CRISPR module-associated protein Cmr3; translation: MSWFYIEPSDVLFFRDSRPFGAGEDHLATSIFPPNPRTVAGAFRSLYLGHSKVDWKDFTKSAPSAASVQSVIGSPAGFEDSAFTMQGPFLVYRTGNLFNLHTKLPSDSYLIPKEVWAQGHKEFQSYSPVKSSTFSTNWPKSSLHPLWPPNGERKDNPKEIYWLQVDGISSYKKGGAFSAKLESEVISFEPRIGNARDRITHSTRDEHLYQATYIRMKPSYGFLVRLNKEFDTLPNKGNLILGGEFKAANYERVKTDINFNFGLEKATNRLKVVLMTPAFFTAGWEPARSDWSSVLGIPAKLIAVALGKPLYLGGYDVARHKQRAIYPFIPPGSVFFFETDKPIQQLNRPFTESPTPEMPLDRMGYGQAFLGQWDWQTPEEEN
- the cmr6 gene encoding type III-B CRISPR module RAMP protein Cmr6, which gives rise to MKYRDNHHDLKFADSSEAKGYWLNPNTKFNVEEPPRQLRANDRFDNELFKKFLSRYLGALPERSFPLKTRNRLIIGLGGKGTLEMGITLHHLYGFPYIPGSALKGLARSYGINIIAEMFEIPHLSGEDLLRIKEDKNLPKPPLQILDRLLELPLDEKAPRVQYQEQLVAINSVFKDQLKNSPYLSSDSAIHEYSLDEFINSDIFKGFRAIFGTMGHAGDIIFFDAFPLTIENIIVAEIMTPHFADFYQQKKLPNGEQPIFPSEDQSLHPLVYLAVREGTPFAFCLSSRQKDKKDSFLLKSAKNWLYKGLRDFGLGGKTSSGMGLFSK